From the Thomasclavelia ramosa DSM 1402 genome, the window GCCACTCCCTACACCTCTTTCTCATCTATTCCTAAAATATAAGTTAATATAAATGTAATAATCATTCCTACCAATGCAGCAATTAAAAAGAATATCAAATTATTTCCTGGACCCGCAAAAGTAACTACTGCAAACATACCTCCTGATCCTGGAAATGCATAACAGGCAACTTTTAATAGTCCAGCAATTAATCCTCCAGCTGCATTTCCAATCATCGCTGCATACAATGGTTTTTTATACTTAAAAGTAATCCCGAACATAGCCGGTTCTGTTACCCCACCAACAATTGCAGTAACCGCACACGACATGGCAGTAGATTTTACTTTTTTTGTCTTAGCTTTTAATGATACTGCTAAAGTCGCTGCAAATTGATTCATATTAGAAAGAATCATAGCTGGTAAAAAGAAAGGATCATATCCTAAAGAGGCGAAGGCCGAAGTCCAATATGGTGTCATCATTGTATGCATACCAGTCATAACCATTAAAGGTAACAATGCACACAAAATAGAAACCCCTAAGAAACCAATTGTTTCATAAATCCAAATAACCGCTTCTGCCACATAAGTTCCAATATAGTATCCCAACGGTGCCGTTACTACTAACATAATTGGTAACATGACTAATAAAGAACCTGTAGGGACAACAAATGATTTTAAAATATCTGGACAATATCGATTAATTAGTTTCTCAACTTTACTTAAAATATAAACAGTTAAAATAATTGGAATAACGGTAGTTGAATAATTTGCAACATAAACCGGTAATCCAAAAATTGACATAGCAGCTCCTTCAGTTGCCATTGCAATAAAACTTGGATAAATAAGCAATGCACCTAACAACATTCCTACACCTTGGTTTGCTCCAAATTTTTTAGCAGCTGTTGCGCCTAAAAAAACGGGAAAGAAATAGATAAAAGCATCCCCCAACCAATATAAAATTTGATATGTTGAGCTTGTTTCAGGCAAGATTCCTACCATATTCGCAAGCATATAGAATACTTTGATCATTCCTCCACCAATCATCATTGGAATAATCGGCGTGATACATCCTGATATCCCATCCATAATTCCCATAAGTACAGATTTTAAAGCGACTTTTTTCTTTTCTGCATTTCCATCAAGATCTTCATCAATTGCTTCTTCTCTTTGGAGATTGCCAAACTCACAAATTTCCGCATAAGCATCAGCAACTGCGGGTCCAATAATGATCTGCAATTCATCATTGGACCATTGACTTCCTAATACCTGATCTACATTTTCTATATCAGATATCTTCACAATACTCCTGTCCTTTAAATTAAAACGCAATCTGGTTGTACAATGTTGAAAATATGTAATATTTTCTTTTCCACCGATTGAATCTAAAATCGTTTTAGCAAGTTTTTCATATTTCTTTGCCATTTTTTCTCCTCCTTTTTATATACAAAACATTATCTTGCGCGCCAAATAATGTAATGAGTAAAATAAAACCCCATCAAAGTATTACTTTTCTGGGGTGATGCCCTTTCGGTGACAATCCTCTTTTATATACAATCTATTAACATGGACTAATAAATATAATAGTTCCTCGGTCGTACATTTTTCTTTATATTCCTGATAAAAATAGTTATCTATCTTACTGATACAATCATAGGTATCTGGATACTTTTCTATCATGCTCTCATATAATTCACGATTGTTATCTGTGAACATTTCTCTAGCTTCTTTTCTTTGAACAAAATATTTTAGATGATTTTTAAACCTAAAGTAATTAAAACTCTTCTTGTCTATATTAAAATTAAAATGTTTTTCTACTATGTTAGTAACATTAAAGATAA encodes:
- a CDS encoding PTS transporter subunit EIIC: MAKKYEKLAKTILDSIGGKENITYFQHCTTRLRFNLKDRSIVKISDIENVDQVLGSQWSNDELQIIIGPAVADAYAEICEFGNLQREEAIDEDLDGNAEKKKVALKSVLMGIMDGISGCITPIIPMMIGGGMIKVFYMLANMVGILPETSSTYQILYWLGDAFIYFFPVFLGATAAKKFGANQGVGMLLGALLIYPSFIAMATEGAAMSIFGLPVYVANYSTTVIPIILTVYILSKVEKLINRYCPDILKSFVVPTGSLLVMLPIMLVVTAPLGYYIGTYVAEAVIWIYETIGFLGVSILCALLPLMVMTGMHTMMTPYWTSAFASLGYDPFFLPAMILSNMNQFAATLAVSLKAKTKKVKSTAMSCAVTAIVGGVTEPAMFGITFKYKKPLYAAMIGNAAGGLIAGLLKVACYAFPGSGGMFAVVTFAGPGNNLIFFLIAALVGMIITFILTYILGIDEKEV